The Parabacteroides sp. AD58 genome includes a window with the following:
- a CDS encoding IS30-like element IS4351 family transposase: protein MSKHITEEQRYAISMMLQIPMSKKAIAEAIGVDKSTVYREIKRNCDARSGSYSMELAQRKADRRKQQKHRKEVLTPAMRKRIIKLLKKGFSPEQIVGRSRLEGIAMVSHETIYRWIWEDKRRGGKLHKYLRRQGRRYAKRGSKNAGRGFIPGRVDIDERPEIVELKERFGDLEIDTIIGKNHKGAILTINDRATSRVWIRKLSGKEAIPVAKIAVWALRKVKNLIHTITADNGKEFAKHEEIAQKLEIKFYFCKPYHSWERGANENTNGLIRQYIPKGKDFSEVTNKQIKWIENKLNNRPRKRLGYLTPNEKFKQIINQNSVAFAS, encoded by the coding sequence ATGAGCAAACATATAACCGAGGAACAAAGGTATGCAATTTCTATGATGTTGCAAATACCGATGAGCAAAAAAGCAATAGCGGAAGCTATCGGAGTAGATAAAAGCACTGTTTACAGGGAGATAAAGCGCAATTGCGACGCCCGAAGTGGTAGCTATAGCATGGAGCTTGCCCAGCGAAAAGCAGACAGGCGCAAGCAGCAAAAACATCGCAAGGAAGTGCTTACACCGGCAATGAGAAAACGGATAATAAAGCTGTTGAAGAAAGGATTCAGCCCGGAGCAGATTGTCGGCAGGAGCCGCTTGGAGGGAATTGCGATGGTATCTCACGAAACGATATATCGCTGGATTTGGGAGGATAAGCGGCGGGGTGGCAAACTGCACAAATATCTTCGCAGACAAGGTCGCAGGTATGCCAAACGTGGTTCTAAAAATGCAGGGCGAGGATTTATCCCAGGCAGGGTGGATATTGATGAGCGTCCCGAGATAGTGGAACTGAAGGAGAGATTTGGTGATTTAGAGATAGATACAATTATTGGTAAGAACCACAAAGGTGCCATTCTTACCATTAACGACAGAGCAACAAGCAGGGTCTGGATACGCAAGTTGTCGGGAAAAGAAGCCATCCCGGTAGCTAAGATTGCAGTATGGGCACTGCGGAAAGTGAAAAACTTAATACACACAATTACGGCTGACAATGGAAAGGAGTTTGCAAAGCACGAGGAAATTGCGCAAAAATTGGAAATAAAATTCTATTTTTGCAAACCATACCACTCATGGGAACGTGGTGCCAATGAAAACACCAACGGGCTTATCAGGCAGTATATCCCAAAGGGTAAGGACTTTAGTGAAGTAACCAACAAACAGATTAAGTGGATTGAAAATAAACTCAATAATCGACCTCGTAAAAGACTTGGATACCTCACGCCAAACGAAAAATTTAAACAAATTATTAATCAGAATTCTGTTGCATTTGCAAGTTGA
- a CDS encoding glycoside hydrolase family 88 protein: protein MKNFLLLCVLSAAGLLLSACTSEPKEEPIGSVIERGLKTATDQALPMTKELENQEGKLPKSMKDGKLETSDYSWWCSGFFPGELWYLYEANPTPELKKYAELYTARVEKAKTITNNHDVGFMLNCSYGNGYRLTGNPKYKEVMIEGAHSLATRYNPQLGLMRSWDSDKQKWQYAVIIDNMMNLEFLMWAGRATGDSTFTQMAISHADKTMANHFRPDYSSYHVVSYDTLTAQPHIKQTHQGYADESAWARGQAWALYGYTMMYREAKKQAYLEQANHIAQFLMNHPNMPADKIPYWDFDCPDIPHTVRDASAAAIMASALIELSQFNPNDFGKQCLNFAEQQIRSLTSPAYLATPGTNANFAIMHCTGHLPGNSEVDVPLSYADYYYVEALLRLRNVLNIG, encoded by the coding sequence ATGAAGAATTTTTTGTTATTATGTGTGTTATCGGCTGCAGGATTACTCCTGTCAGCATGCACGAGTGAGCCGAAAGAAGAACCTATTGGCTCTGTTATCGAACGTGGATTGAAGACAGCTACAGATCAAGCCTTACCTATGACCAAAGAATTGGAAAACCAGGAGGGAAAATTACCCAAGTCGATGAAAGATGGTAAGCTGGAAACCAGCGATTACAGTTGGTGGTGCAGTGGATTTTTCCCTGGAGAATTATGGTACTTGTATGAAGCGAATCCGACACCTGAATTGAAAAAGTATGCTGAGTTATATACCGCTCGGGTAGAAAAAGCAAAGACAATTACTAATAATCATGACGTTGGTTTTATGTTGAATTGCAGCTATGGTAATGGTTATCGTCTGACGGGTAACCCGAAGTATAAAGAAGTCATGATAGAAGGTGCTCATTCGCTAGCCACACGTTATAATCCGCAATTAGGATTAATGCGCTCGTGGGATTCCGATAAACAGAAGTGGCAGTATGCGGTCATCATTGACAACATGATGAACTTGGAATTCCTGATGTGGGCAGGTCGTGCAACGGGTGATAGTACCTTCACCCAAATGGCCATTTCGCATGCAGACAAGACAATGGCCAATCATTTCCGCCCGGATTATAGTAGTTATCATGTCGTATCATACGATACTTTGACAGCCCAGCCACACATCAAACAAACCCATCAGGGATATGCCGATGAATCAGCTTGGGCTCGCGGTCAGGCATGGGCATTATATGGTTACACAATGATGTACCGCGAAGCCAAGAAACAGGCTTATTTGGAACAGGCCAACCACATTGCTCAATTCTTGATGAATCATCCTAACATGCCGGCTGATAAGATTCCTTATTGGGATTTCGACTGTCCTGATATTCCTCATACAGTGCGTGATGCCTCTGCGGCTGCTATCATGGCTTCCGCCCTCATTGAATTGAGTCAGTTTAATCCCAATGATTTCGGTAAGCAATGCCTTAACTTTGCCGAACAACAGATTCGTTCGCTGACTTCTCCAGCTTATCTGGCAACACCGGGGACGAATGCAAACTTTGCCATCATGCACTGTACAGGTCATCTTCCGGGAAACAGCGAAGTGGATGTGCCTCTGAGTTATGCTGATTATTATTATGTTGAAGCTTTACTCCGTTTGCGGAATGTGTTGAATATTGGCTGA
- a CDS encoding winged helix-turn-helix transcriptional regulator codes for MSKIELKENLKKYSNLDECPIRNIISRFSGKWPVIILCILSENECTRFNQIQKAIPDISPKVLSDTLKNLETDGIIKRIVYGEVPPRVEYSLTKLGLSLMPYINNS; via the coding sequence ATGAGCAAGATAGAGTTAAAAGAAAATCTAAAAAAATATTCGAACTTGGATGAATGTCCAATAAGAAATATCATATCACGATTTTCAGGAAAATGGCCTGTAATTATATTATGTATTCTGTCTGAAAACGAGTGTACGCGTTTCAATCAGATTCAGAAAGCTATTCCTGACATTTCCCCCAAAGTATTATCTGATACCCTAAAAAATCTTGAAACAGATGGTATAATCAAACGAATTGTTTATGGAGAAGTACCCCCAAGGGTTGAATATTCATTGACTAAACTTGGCCTAAGCCTAATGCCATACATTAACAACTCTTGA
- a CDS encoding HU family DNA-binding protein, with product MTKAELCKSISAKTGCDAQTVLAVVESLMVEVKESLEKGENVYLRGFGSFIVKQRAEKTARNISKNTTVIVPAHNIPAFKPAKEFVKLVSKLED from the coding sequence ATGACGAAAGCAGAATTATGTAAGAGTATATCCGCAAAGACCGGATGTGATGCCCAAACCGTACTGGCAGTAGTGGAGAGTTTGATGGTGGAAGTGAAGGAATCGCTGGAAAAGGGAGAGAATGTTTATCTACGTGGCTTCGGCAGTTTTATTGTGAAGCAGCGTGCGGAAAAGACGGCGCGTAACATCTCCAAGAATACCACCGTGATTGTGCCGGCTCACAACATCCCGGCATTCAAACCTGCCAAAGAATTTGTGAAGCTGGTGAGCAAACTGGAGGATTAA
- a CDS encoding cupin domain-containing protein — MSFGSLPSGESVPFFHTHENNEENYIILSGSGKFQVNDSVFDISEGSVVRVSTHCDRCLKCTSDAPMLYLCIQAKENSLGGYTLDDAAITERVSLL, encoded by the coding sequence ATCTCATTTGGCTCTCTCCCTTCAGGAGAATCTGTTCCGTTCTTCCATACCCATGAGAATAACGAAGAGAACTATATTATTCTTTCCGGTTCAGGGAAGTTTCAGGTAAATGATTCTGTTTTTGATATTTCCGAAGGTTCGGTGGTTCGTGTTTCAACACACTGTGACCGTTGCTTGAAATGTACCTCAGATGCACCAATGCTATATCTCTGTATTCAAGCCAAAGAAAACAGTCTCGGAGGTTACACATTGGACGATGCAGCCATTACCGAGCGAGTGAGCCTTCTATAG
- a CDS encoding RNA-binding domain-containing protein, translating into MREDQFIKLSQAGENVQIEYKTCYEQISDSLYETVCSFLNHSGGHILVGVKDNGEIAGVNPDKATTLQGNIITAIKNPDLFLPCPYFTPQILTVEGKVVLYLDIPCGQYVYRYKGKYWDRNGDADIDVTDQPELLLSLFERKNPHLFEERIVEELTLEDLDSDTFQYCRNILAVIKPNHPWLQLTDEDILLHTRLAKKERETGKLKLKYAALILFGKEEAIEEYMPRYRFEALFHMCTYEEYNDIKRFPSRYDDRITMRCNLIKVYDRLTQFTERYLPNKFYLPEGTTQREDLRWDLFREIVANLCVHSDFSTGYACFYHVFKDRVITKNPTRLLPEIPEGELTLQELSNYTKNPLLVRVFHELSWVEDMGSGTRNILRYAPLYYPDYKVEIVNGSQFIFSITYMEMSQETVENVPRNEKMSQETAENVPRNGQMSQETISTNDEDDLNISLEKPTDKKENSKKNKRHQAIVSLIRKNSRITMEEMADKLGVNARTIHRDIEELKHVVEHIGPTKAGYWKLLK; encoded by the coding sequence ATGAGAGAAGACCAATTTATCAAGCTCTCCCAAGCTGGAGAGAATGTTCAAATAGAATACAAGACATGCTATGAACAGATTTCTGATTCATTGTATGAAACCGTCTGCTCCTTTCTGAACCATAGTGGTGGCCACATTCTGGTGGGAGTCAAGGATAATGGTGAGATTGCCGGAGTAAATCCAGACAAGGCTACCACCCTGCAGGGGAATATCATTACCGCCATCAAGAATCCGGATTTGTTCTTGCCCTGTCCCTACTTCACACCGCAAATACTGACCGTTGAGGGGAAGGTGGTCCTGTATCTGGACATTCCTTGCGGACAATACGTTTACCGCTACAAGGGGAAATACTGGGACCGCAATGGAGATGCAGACATTGATGTGACCGACCAGCCGGAATTGCTGCTTTCGCTCTTTGAACGAAAGAATCCGCATCTTTTTGAAGAAAGGATTGTAGAAGAACTGACACTGGAAGATCTGGACAGTGATACTTTCCAGTATTGCCGTAATATCCTGGCAGTCATCAAGCCGAACCATCCCTGGCTGCAGCTGACAGATGAAGATATACTGCTTCATACCCGTCTGGCCAAGAAAGAAAGGGAAACCGGAAAACTGAAGTTGAAGTATGCTGCACTCATTCTGTTTGGCAAGGAAGAAGCCATTGAAGAGTATATGCCCCGTTACCGCTTCGAGGCGCTGTTTCACATGTGTACCTACGAGGAATACAATGACATCAAGCGTTTCCCCAGTCGGTACGACGATCGCATCACCATGCGCTGTAACCTGATCAAGGTCTATGACCGACTGACGCAGTTTACGGAACGCTACCTGCCGAACAAGTTCTACTTGCCAGAAGGGACTACCCAACGGGAAGACCTGCGCTGGGACCTCTTCCGTGAAATTGTGGCCAACCTTTGCGTACACAGTGATTTCAGTACAGGTTATGCCTGCTTCTATCATGTGTTCAAAGACCGGGTAATCACGAAGAACCCCACTCGTCTGCTTCCGGAGATTCCCGAAGGCGAACTCACACTGCAGGAATTGAGCAACTACACCAAGAATCCGCTGCTGGTGCGCGTGTTCCATGAGTTGTCCTGGGTGGAAGATATGGGCTCCGGTACCCGTAATATCTTGCGCTATGCCCCCTTGTACTATCCCGACTACAAAGTGGAAATCGTCAACGGCTCGCAGTTCATCTTTTCCATTACCTATATGGAAATGTCCCAAGAAACCGTGGAAAATGTCCCAAGAAATGAGAAAATGTCCCAAGAAACTGCGGAAAATGTCCCAAGAAACGGACAAATGTCCCAAGAAACCATTTCCACTAACGATGAAGACGATTTGAATATTTCTCTTGAAAAGCCGACAGACAAGAAAGAAAATTCTAAAAAGAATAAGCGCCATCAAGCGATAGTCTCGTTGATCAGGAAGAATTCGAGGATTACAATGGAGGAAATGGCAGACAAGTTAGGTGTCAATGCGCGTACCATTCATCGCGACATCGAAGAATTGAAACATGTTGTAGAGCATATTGGTCCGACCAAAGCCGGCTACTGGAAGCTGTTGAAATAA